A region from the Aeromicrobium choanae genome encodes:
- the hemB gene encoding porphobilinogen synthase — protein sequence MIERPRRLRSTAAVRRLVRETHLVPSQLVLPMFVAEGLTEPRPITSMPGVVQHSRESARRAYAEAVSLGLGGVMLFGVPEHKDAQGSGALDPEGILNLAIADARAEVGDDLLVMSDLCLDEFTDHGHCGVLDAQGRVDNDATVEIYGRMGVAQAQAGAHVVGPSGMMDGQIDVIRRALDAAGHEDVVVLAYAAKYASAFYGPFREAVDSSLQGDRRTYQQDPGNRRESLRETLLDVEQGADIVMVKPAMSYLDVVADVRAIVDVPVAAYQVSGEYAMVEAAAAQGWIDRDRAIDESLLSIRRAGADIVLTYWAAEVARRLQR from the coding sequence ATGATCGAACGCCCACGCCGGCTGCGGTCCACCGCGGCCGTGCGACGCCTCGTGCGCGAGACGCACCTGGTGCCGTCGCAGCTCGTCCTGCCGATGTTCGTGGCCGAGGGACTCACCGAGCCCCGCCCGATCACGAGCATGCCGGGCGTCGTCCAGCACTCGCGCGAGTCCGCGCGCCGGGCGTACGCCGAGGCCGTGAGCCTGGGCCTGGGCGGGGTCATGCTGTTCGGCGTCCCCGAGCACAAGGACGCGCAGGGCTCGGGTGCGCTCGATCCCGAGGGCATCCTGAACCTCGCCATCGCCGACGCCCGGGCGGAGGTCGGCGACGACCTGCTCGTCATGAGCGACCTGTGCCTGGACGAGTTCACCGACCACGGCCACTGCGGCGTGCTCGACGCACAGGGCCGGGTCGACAACGACGCCACCGTCGAGATCTACGGCCGGATGGGCGTGGCGCAGGCTCAGGCGGGCGCCCACGTCGTCGGCCCCAGCGGCATGATGGACGGCCAGATCGACGTGATCCGCCGCGCGCTCGATGCCGCCGGCCACGAGGACGTCGTCGTGCTGGCCTACGCGGCCAAGTACGCCTCGGCCTTCTACGGTCCGTTCCGCGAGGCGGTCGACTCCTCGCTGCAGGGCGACCGCCGCACCTACCAGCAGGACCCCGGCAACCGGCGCGAGTCGCTGCGCGAGACGCTGCTGGACGTCGAGCAGGGCGCCGACATCGTCATGGTGAAGCCCGCGATGTCCTACCTCGACGTCGTGGCCGACGTGCGCGCCATCGTGGACGTGCCGGTCGCGGCCTACCAGGTCTCGGGCGAGTACGCGATGGTCGAGGCCGCCGCCGCCCAGGGCTGGATCGACCGCGACCGCGCGATCGACGAGTCCCTCCTGTCGATCCGGCGCGCCGGCGCCGACATCGTCCTGACCTACTGGGCGGCCGAGGTCGCCCGCCGTCTGCAGCGCTGA
- the cobA gene encoding uroporphyrinogen-III C-methyltransferase, whose amino-acid sequence MPTSPATTAPKAQPAGRVSFVGAGPGDASLLTVRATEVLAQADVVIVESPEQHALVTNGADVIDGGTNAAGETLTHAARGKLVVKHAKTGAHVVRLMVGDPFTYATGPEEAQACAKAGISFEVVPGVSSVSAVPAYAGVPLTDKQHREFKVVSVGDSNVDWSEAARHETLVLLSAVNRIGEVAAGLVAAGRSPETPVAMTRQGTTTAQETVVSTLAGIAEAAAASHMTPPAIVVVGEVVAQREVLSWFETKPLYGWRVLVPRTKEQSQSLAARLRMYGAVSEEVPTISVEPPRNPQQMDKAVRGLVEGRYEWVAFTSVNAVKAVREKFEEYGLDARAFSGLKIAAVGEKTAQAIETWGIRPDLVPSGEQSGRGLLEDWPPFDELLDPINRVFLPRADIATETLAAGLVELGWEVDDVTAYRTVRASPPPAPTREAIKSGKFDAVLFTSSSTVRNLVGIAGKPHATTIIACIGPATAKTAEEHGLRVDVMAEKPSAEDLADALAQFGEQRRLQFIEAGDPVLRPSQKKPSSRRKA is encoded by the coding sequence ATGCCCACGTCCCCCGCCACGACCGCGCCGAAAGCTCAGCCTGCCGGCCGGGTGAGCTTCGTCGGTGCCGGTCCCGGCGACGCCAGCCTGTTGACCGTCCGCGCCACCGAGGTGCTCGCGCAGGCCGACGTCGTCATCGTCGAATCGCCTGAGCAGCACGCGCTCGTCACGAACGGCGCCGACGTGATCGACGGCGGCACCAACGCCGCCGGCGAGACCCTGACCCACGCCGCGCGCGGCAAGCTCGTCGTCAAGCACGCCAAGACCGGCGCGCACGTCGTGCGCCTGATGGTCGGCGACCCGTTCACCTACGCCACCGGCCCCGAGGAGGCCCAGGCCTGCGCCAAGGCGGGCATCTCCTTCGAGGTCGTCCCCGGCGTCTCCTCGGTCTCCGCGGTCCCGGCCTACGCCGGCGTTCCGCTGACCGACAAGCAGCACCGCGAGTTCAAGGTCGTCAGCGTCGGCGACTCGAACGTCGACTGGAGCGAGGCCGCGCGTCACGAGACGCTCGTCCTGCTCTCGGCCGTGAACCGGATCGGCGAGGTCGCCGCCGGCCTCGTGGCCGCGGGCCGCTCGCCCGAGACCCCCGTCGCGATGACGCGTCAGGGCACCACCACCGCCCAGGAGACGGTCGTCTCCACGCTGGCGGGCATCGCCGAGGCCGCCGCGGCATCGCACATGACGCCGCCGGCGATCGTGGTCGTGGGCGAGGTCGTCGCCCAGCGCGAGGTCCTGTCGTGGTTCGAGACCAAGCCGCTCTACGGCTGGCGCGTGCTCGTGCCCCGCACCAAGGAGCAGTCGCAGTCCCTCGCCGCCCGCCTGCGCATGTACGGCGCGGTGTCCGAGGAGGTCCCGACCATCTCGGTCGAGCCGCCGCGCAACCCGCAGCAGATGGACAAGGCCGTCCGCGGCCTGGTCGAGGGCCGCTACGAGTGGGTCGCCTTCACCAGCGTCAACGCCGTGAAGGCCGTCCGCGAGAAGTTCGAGGAGTACGGCCTCGACGCCCGCGCCTTCAGCGGCCTGAAGATCGCCGCCGTCGGCGAGAAGACCGCCCAGGCCATCGAGACCTGGGGCATCCGCCCCGACCTCGTGCCGTCGGGTGAGCAGTCCGGTCGCGGCCTGCTCGAGGACTGGCCGCCGTTCGACGAGCTGCTCGACCCGATCAACCGGGTCTTCCTGCCGCGCGCCGACATCGCCACCGAGACCCTCGCGGCCGGCCTGGTCGAGCTGGGCTGGGAGGTCGACGACGTCACCGCCTACCGCACCGTGCGCGCCTCGCCGCCGCCGGCGCCCACGCGTGAGGCGATCAAGTCGGGCAAGTTCGACGCCGTGCTGTTCACGTCGAGCTCGACCGTGCGCAACCTCGTCGGCATCGCCGGCAAGCCGCACGCGACGACGATCATCGCCTGCATCGGTCCGGCCACGGCCAAGACCGCCGAGGAGCACGGCCTGCGGGTCGACGTGATGGCCGAGAAGCCGTCTGCCGAGGATCTGGCCGACGCGCTCGCGCAGTTCGGCGAGCAGCGCCGCCTGCAGTTCATCGAGGCCGGCGACCCGGTCCTGCGCCCCTCGCAGAAGAAGCCGTCCTCGCGCCGCAAGGCCTGA
- the hemC gene encoding hydroxymethylbilane synthase, giving the protein MIRLGTRASKLATTQSGWVADRLREAHGVEVELVEISTEGDRSSAPLAQIGGTGVFVAAVREAVLDGTVDFAVHSLKDLPTAAAEGLTLAAVPLREDPRDVLIARDGLTLGELPRGARVGTGSPRRVSQLNALGLGIEIAELRGNVDTRIGKVAGGQLDAIVLARAGLLRLGRADEATEVLDPLQMLPAPGQGALACECRADDDATTALLSVLDDPDTRAAVTAERTLLATLEAGCSAPVGALADVVWGDDGDELWLRAVVGDLSGNPVIRRSASGATSEAAALGRRLAEELLAEGADQLMGSVTTP; this is encoded by the coding sequence GTGATCCGTCTCGGAACCCGCGCCAGCAAGCTGGCCACCACCCAGTCCGGGTGGGTCGCCGACCGTCTCCGCGAGGCGCACGGCGTCGAGGTCGAGCTCGTCGAGATCTCCACCGAGGGCGACCGCTCCAGTGCTCCGCTGGCGCAGATCGGCGGCACCGGCGTCTTCGTCGCGGCCGTCCGTGAGGCCGTGCTCGACGGCACCGTCGACTTCGCCGTGCACTCGCTCAAGGACCTGCCCACGGCCGCCGCCGAGGGCCTCACGCTGGCCGCCGTGCCGCTGCGCGAGGACCCCCGCGACGTCCTGATCGCCCGCGACGGCCTCACCCTCGGCGAGCTGCCCCGCGGCGCCCGGGTCGGCACGGGCAGCCCTCGTCGGGTCAGCCAGCTGAACGCCCTCGGCCTCGGCATCGAGATCGCCGAGCTGCGCGGCAACGTCGACACCCGGATCGGCAAGGTCGCCGGAGGCCAGCTCGACGCGATCGTGCTCGCCCGCGCCGGCCTGCTGCGCCTGGGTCGTGCCGACGAGGCCACCGAGGTCCTCGACCCCCTCCAGATGCTGCCGGCTCCCGGACAGGGAGCCCTCGCGTGCGAGTGCCGCGCCGATGACGACGCGACCACCGCACTGCTCTCCGTGCTCGACGATCCCGACACCCGGGCCGCCGTCACGGCCGAGCGCACCCTCCTCGCCACCCTCGAGGCCGGGTGCAGCGCTCCCGTCGGAGCCCTCGCCGACGTCGTCTGGGGGGACGACGGGGACGAGCTCTGGCTGCGCGCCGTCGTCGGAGACCTCTCCGGCAACCCCGTCATCCGACGGTCCGCCTCCGGTGCTACCTCGGAAGCCGCCGCCCTCGGGCGTCGTCTCGCCGAGGAGCTGCTGGCCGAGGGCGCCGATCAACTCATGGGATCGGTGACCACCCCATGA
- a CDS encoding glutamyl-tRNA reductase, with product MSVLVVGLSHRSAPVDLLEQASLDTDAAVKLSHLALEVPAVTESAVISTCNRVEVYVEADRFHGSVEEVTQLLADMSGLRREALLPYVYVHYDQAAVAHLFRVAAGLDSMILGESQILGQVRSTLHQSQAEATAGTSLNTLFQQALRIGKRGHAETGIDRLAPSLVTAALGAAGDAVTGPQARFLVAGAGTMSLLAVRTLIERGVDPSRIWVANRTFQRAFELVAGHGVSAVRWESLDVELSAADVLITCTGAAGVVFDTERIERATSDGRPMTVIDLALPRDVSHEVRDLPNVDVIDIEVLAAHATADSVAEDVEQVRAIVQSEVDSFLAGRQQAKVTPTVVALRSMATEVVSSETARLQSRLSGLDDAQLDEVRRAMRRVAEKLIHQPTVRVKELVEGPENLTYADALAHLFQLDPSAVSAVTDPGGDPA from the coding sequence ATGAGCGTGCTCGTCGTCGGACTGTCCCACCGGTCCGCGCCCGTCGACCTGCTCGAGCAGGCCTCCCTCGACACCGATGCGGCCGTGAAGCTGTCGCACCTGGCGCTCGAGGTCCCGGCCGTCACCGAGTCGGCCGTCATCTCCACGTGCAACCGCGTCGAGGTCTACGTCGAGGCCGATCGATTCCACGGCTCGGTCGAGGAGGTCACGCAGCTGCTGGCCGACATGTCGGGCCTGCGGCGCGAGGCCCTGCTGCCGTACGTCTACGTGCACTACGACCAGGCCGCCGTGGCGCACCTGTTCCGCGTGGCCGCCGGCCTGGACTCGATGATCCTGGGCGAGAGCCAGATCCTCGGCCAGGTGCGCTCCACGCTGCACCAGTCCCAGGCCGAGGCCACCGCCGGGACAAGCCTCAACACGCTCTTCCAGCAGGCCCTGCGCATCGGCAAGCGCGGCCACGCCGAGACCGGCATCGACCGCCTGGCGCCGTCGCTGGTCACCGCCGCGCTGGGTGCCGCGGGCGACGCGGTCACCGGACCGCAGGCCCGCTTCCTGGTCGCCGGCGCCGGCACGATGAGCCTGCTCGCGGTGCGCACCCTGATCGAGCGCGGCGTCGATCCGTCGCGGATCTGGGTCGCCAATCGCACGTTCCAGCGCGCCTTCGAGCTGGTGGCCGGCCACGGCGTCAGCGCCGTCCGCTGGGAGTCCCTCGACGTCGAGCTCTCCGCCGCCGACGTGCTCATCACGTGCACCGGCGCCGCGGGCGTCGTCTTCGACACCGAGCGGATCGAGCGCGCCACCAGCGACGGCCGCCCCATGACCGTCATCGACCTGGCCCTGCCGCGCGACGTCTCGCACGAGGTGCGCGACCTGCCGAACGTCGACGTCATCGATATCGAGGTCCTGGCCGCGCACGCCACCGCCGACTCCGTCGCTGAGGACGTCGAGCAGGTCCGCGCGATCGTGCAGTCCGAGGTCGACTCGTTCCTGGCCGGCCGCCAGCAGGCCAAGGTCACGCCCACGGTCGTCGCGCTGCGCAGCATGGCCACCGAGGTCGTCAGCTCCGAGACCGCGCGCCTGCAGAGCCGGCTGTCCGGCCTCGATGACGCCCAGCTCGACGAGGTCCGCCGCGCGATGCGCCGCGTCGCCGAGAAGCTGATCCACCAGCCCACCGTGCGCGTCAAGGAGCTCGTCGAGGGCCCCGAGAACCTCACCTACGCCGACGCGCTGGCCCACCTGTTCCAGCTCGACCCGTCGGCGGTCAGCGCCGTCACCGACCCGGGAGGTGACCCCGCGTGA
- a CDS encoding redox-sensing transcriptional repressor Rex, which translates to MTILRSPAGIPDATVARLPLYLRALDELAERGTDVCSSEHLATAAGVNSAIVRKDLSHLGSYGTRGVGYDVRFLAGHIATVVGQTQPWPVVIVGAGHLGTALAAYQGFGARGVKVAAVVDADPELIGTVVGGHEVLSIDDLAAIVVRDEVSLGIIATPPAAAQSVADALVAAGISSILNFAPTALQVPAEVDMRQVDVAAELQILGYHAHRRQAAPSEEAVLS; encoded by the coding sequence GTGACCATTCTTCGCAGCCCCGCTGGGATCCCCGACGCCACCGTCGCCCGGCTCCCGCTGTACCTGCGTGCTCTCGATGAGCTCGCGGAGCGAGGGACCGACGTCTGCTCGTCCGAGCACCTGGCCACCGCGGCCGGCGTGAACTCCGCGATCGTCCGCAAGGACCTTTCGCACCTGGGCTCCTACGGCACCCGCGGCGTCGGCTACGACGTCCGCTTCCTGGCCGGTCACATCGCCACCGTCGTCGGCCAGACCCAGCCGTGGCCCGTCGTCATCGTCGGTGCCGGCCACCTCGGCACGGCCCTGGCCGCCTACCAGGGCTTCGGCGCCCGGGGCGTCAAGGTGGCCGCGGTCGTCGACGCCGACCCCGAGCTGATCGGCACCGTCGTCGGCGGTCACGAGGTCCTCTCGATCGACGACCTGGCCGCCATCGTCGTGCGCGACGAGGTCTCGCTGGGCATCATCGCCACCCCGCCCGCCGCCGCGCAGAGCGTCGCCGACGCCCTCGTCGCCGCGGGCATCAGCAGCATCCTGAACTTCGCGCCCACCGCGCTGCAGGTCCCCGCCGAGGTCGATATGCGCCAGGTCGACGTCGCCGCCGAGCTGCAGATCCTGGGCTACCACGCCCACCGCCGGCAGGCGGCTCCGAGCGAGGAGGCGGTTCTCTCATGA
- a CDS encoding acyltransferase family protein produces the protein MRPEIQALRAVAVLAVVGFHLWPGRLSGGYIGVDVFFVISGFLITSHLMREVERKDRVDLAQFWARRARRLLPAAYLVLFVTTIGVLLWLPPAQWTQNFREIIGSTLYVENWVLAIDSVDYLAADGVPSAVQHYWTLSVEEQFYLVWPLLIIAALALARRFGGLSRKRAVVIVLSVVTLASFLYSLWLTAQHPQLAYFATPARAWQFGAGAVFAVALVDRIRLPRRTAIAASWIGFGVIAVCSFVYDEGTPFPGTAAIAPVLATLLVIAAGTPAGRLSPTPLVAWRPVQTTGDLSYSMYLWHWPPIILLPEILDGEMGLWPRVGILVATFVLAWLTMRFVENPIRFGTRFGMRRPVVTAIGSLTAAAVVVGVAAFGLQAGRAQEQRAEELTARVNADMPECFGAASMPPAGECENPELATMRVPAGPDVGRDWGGRSECWGKNEQVELKSCEFGERSADRPHVVLLGDSHARAMLPGFVRLAEIGELSLTTHLKGGCAWSTDLPGRTAVPEVLDTCPAWRENVEEWLEQNRDDIDLIVTTGYARNLAGSRTQQAKALSEAWTRGTKLGIPVAALVDNPDNGTPPAKCLDRVDSWDETTCSVPREDAFPYGDPFGDAARMTDGAHRIDMTDFYCLEDVCPAMIGGVNVYRDRHHFTATFTRSLAPFLWNRITETVDGLPTSDR, from the coding sequence ATGCGTCCCGAGATCCAGGCCCTGCGGGCGGTCGCCGTCCTGGCGGTCGTCGGCTTCCACCTGTGGCCCGGCCGCCTGAGCGGCGGCTACATCGGCGTCGACGTCTTCTTCGTCATCTCCGGCTTCCTCATCACGAGCCACCTCATGCGCGAGGTCGAGCGCAAGGACCGCGTCGACCTCGCCCAGTTCTGGGCACGGCGCGCCCGGCGCCTGCTGCCGGCGGCGTACCTCGTGCTGTTCGTGACGACCATCGGCGTGCTGCTGTGGCTGCCGCCGGCCCAGTGGACGCAGAACTTCCGCGAGATCATCGGCTCGACCCTGTACGTCGAGAACTGGGTCCTGGCGATCGACTCGGTCGACTACCTCGCCGCCGACGGCGTCCCGTCGGCCGTCCAGCACTACTGGACCCTCTCGGTCGAGGAGCAGTTCTACCTCGTCTGGCCGCTGCTGATCATCGCCGCGCTCGCGCTCGCGCGCCGCTTCGGCGGGCTGTCCCGGAAGCGGGCCGTCGTGATCGTGCTGTCGGTCGTGACGCTCGCGAGCTTCCTCTACTCGCTGTGGCTCACCGCGCAGCACCCGCAGCTGGCCTACTTCGCCACACCGGCCCGTGCGTGGCAGTTCGGCGCGGGCGCGGTGTTCGCGGTCGCCCTCGTCGACCGCATCCGGCTGCCGCGCCGCACCGCGATCGCGGCCTCGTGGATCGGCTTCGGCGTGATCGCCGTGTGCTCCTTCGTCTACGACGAGGGCACGCCGTTCCCCGGCACCGCCGCCATCGCGCCGGTGCTGGCCACCCTGCTCGTGATCGCGGCCGGCACGCCCGCCGGGCGCCTCTCGCCCACGCCGCTGGTGGCGTGGCGGCCCGTGCAGACCACGGGCGACCTCTCGTACTCGATGTATCTGTGGCACTGGCCGCCGATCATCCTGCTGCCCGAGATCCTCGACGGCGAGATGGGCCTGTGGCCGCGCGTGGGCATCCTCGTCGCGACCTTCGTCCTGGCCTGGCTCACGATGCGGTTCGTCGAGAACCCGATCCGCTTCGGCACCAGGTTCGGCATGCGACGACCCGTCGTCACCGCGATCGGCTCGCTGACGGCCGCGGCCGTGGTGGTGGGAGTCGCCGCGTTCGGCCTGCAGGCAGGCCGCGCGCAGGAACAGCGCGCCGAGGAGCTCACCGCGCGCGTCAACGCCGACATGCCCGAGTGCTTCGGCGCCGCCTCGATGCCGCCGGCGGGGGAGTGCGAGAACCCCGAGCTCGCCACGATGCGCGTCCCCGCCGGACCCGACGTCGGACGCGACTGGGGCGGTCGCAGCGAGTGCTGGGGCAAGAACGAGCAGGTCGAGCTCAAGTCGTGCGAGTTCGGCGAGCGCTCGGCCGACCGGCCCCACGTCGTGCTCCTGGGCGACTCGCACGCGCGCGCCATGCTGCCGGGCTTCGTGCGCCTGGCCGAGATCGGCGAGCTCTCGCTGACCACCCACCTCAAGGGCGGCTGCGCGTGGTCGACCGACCTTCCGGGCCGCACCGCGGTTCCCGAGGTCCTCGACACGTGCCCCGCGTGGCGCGAGAACGTCGAGGAGTGGCTCGAGCAGAACCGCGACGACATCGACCTGATCGTCACCACCGGCTACGCGCGCAACCTCGCGGGCTCGCGCACGCAGCAGGCGAAGGCGCTCTCGGAGGCGTGGACCCGCGGGACGAAGCTCGGCATCCCGGTGGCCGCCCTCGTCGACAACCCCGACAACGGCACCCCGCCGGCGAAGTGCCTGGACCGCGTCGACTCGTGGGACGAGACCACCTGCTCGGTCCCGCGTGAGGACGCGTTCCCGTACGGCGACCCGTTCGGCGACGCGGCGCGGATGACCGACGGCGCGCACCGGATCGACATGACCGACTTCTACTGCCTCGAGGACGTCTGCCCCGCGATGATCGGCGGCGTGAACGTCTATCGCGACCGCCACCATTTCACCGCGACGTTCACCCGCTCGCTCGCTCCGTTCCTGTGGAACCGCATCACCGAGACCGTCGACGGCCTCCCCACCAGTGACCGCTGA
- a CDS encoding polysaccharide pyruvyl transferase family protein encodes MKRFRVGCGKNSGNLIFAASAQRSVMVDGVDVEANNLNTLMGSVDRLNEEERHVVIPLANAFRRGYLPQLGDLTSAIERLTVPVTILGVGGQFQLDGTPERSDEVDAAAQRFMRAVLSRGPSIGVRGERTAAYLSDLGFSEVDVIGCPSMFLRGPDLRIRDTAPAFDAHTKVSLNLTPHVPIPGGWVEDVFSRHPRAEYVAQQVNDLDAMLGGPSVKATSPGYPGSIRHHAFLENKAVFHCHAPTWIESMADREFTVGHRIHGNIASLLSGTPAHVIVHDSRTRELCEYFEIPHTQVTQHRREDTPERLFERSDYTRLVQGHPERLARFAGFLEKHGLRHSLDLPAGEAPFDLAVAQVEVRPGIVVRPRSTEPELMDLRVWNAARSAHQGIAKAEARAKKLEARVAELESGNQRRGLFRRSR; translated from the coding sequence ATGAAGAGGTTCCGTGTCGGCTGCGGCAAGAACTCCGGCAACCTCATCTTCGCCGCTTCCGCGCAGCGCTCGGTGATGGTGGACGGCGTCGACGTCGAGGCGAACAACCTGAACACCCTCATGGGCAGCGTGGACCGCCTCAACGAGGAGGAGCGCCACGTCGTGATCCCGCTGGCCAACGCCTTCCGCCGCGGCTACCTGCCGCAGCTCGGCGACCTCACGTCGGCGATCGAGCGGCTCACCGTCCCGGTCACGATCCTGGGCGTCGGCGGCCAGTTCCAGCTCGACGGCACGCCCGAGCGCTCCGACGAGGTCGACGCCGCCGCCCAGCGCTTCATGCGCGCGGTCCTGTCGCGTGGCCCGTCGATCGGCGTGCGCGGCGAGCGCACCGCCGCCTACCTCTCCGACCTGGGCTTCTCCGAGGTCGACGTCATCGGCTGCCCGTCGATGTTCCTGCGCGGCCCCGACCTGAGGATCCGCGACACCGCGCCGGCGTTCGACGCGCACACCAAGGTGAGCCTCAACCTCACGCCGCACGTCCCGATCCCCGGCGGCTGGGTCGAGGACGTCTTCTCCCGCCACCCCCGTGCCGAGTACGTCGCGCAGCAGGTCAACGACCTCGACGCGATGCTCGGCGGCCCGTCGGTGAAGGCGACGTCGCCGGGGTACCCCGGCTCGATCCGCCACCACGCGTTCCTGGAGAACAAGGCGGTCTTCCACTGCCACGCCCCCACGTGGATCGAGTCGATGGCCGACCGCGAGTTCACGGTGGGCCACCGCATCCACGGCAACATCGCCTCGCTGCTGTCGGGCACGCCGGCGCACGTCATCGTGCACGACAGCCGCACCCGCGAGCTGTGCGAGTACTTCGAGATCCCGCACACGCAGGTCACGCAGCACCGCCGCGAGGACACGCCCGAGCGCCTCTTCGAGAGGTCGGACTACACCCGCCTCGTGCAGGGTCACCCCGAGCGCCTGGCCCGCTTCGCCGGCTTCCTGGAGAAGCACGGCCTGCGCCACTCGCTGGACCTCCCGGCCGGCGAGGCGCCGTTCGACCTCGCGGTGGCGCAGGTCGAGGTGCGACCCGGCATCGTCGTCCGGCCCCGCTCCACCGAGCCCGAGCTGATGGACCTGCGCGTCTGGAACGCGGCGCGCTCGGCGCACCAGGGCATCGCCAAGGCCGAGGCGCGGGCGAAGAAGCTCGAGGCGCGTGTCGCCGAGCTCGAGTCGGGGAACCAGCGCCGCGGGCTGTTCCGCCGCAGCCGCTGA
- a CDS encoding glutaredoxin family protein: MRIAHAEDARVVVYSREGCHLCEAAEQIVAQLVAETGDAWTRVDIDTDPDLQQRFTDQVPVTFVDGRQHDFWRVDPARLRAALARG, from the coding sequence ATGAGGATCGCGCACGCCGAGGACGCCCGGGTGGTGGTCTACTCCCGTGAGGGGTGCCACCTGTGCGAGGCCGCCGAGCAGATCGTCGCCCAGCTCGTCGCCGAGACCGGCGACGCCTGGACGCGCGTGGACATCGACACCGATCCCGACCTGCAGCAGCGGTTCACCGACCAGGTGCCCGTGACGTTCGTCGACGGTCGCCAGCACGACTTCTGGCGCGTCGATCCCGCGCGCCTGCGCGCCGCGCTCGCCCGCGGCTGA
- a CDS encoding class I adenylate-forming enzyme family protein, translated as MTVNVSDDLRETARRDPGGIALIEPRSDRRVTWAEFDEWADRVARTLLGRNVLAGQRVALVMANGIDLAVAYYGVLRGGLVAVPINPRATPREISRMVEACSPKIVVGDAQSITQVRQAETGDSLIVVHRAAPEAGELRFGALLEHAADLEPIAPRDPESLAVVLFTSGATGLPRGVMLTHRALAADLDQLLQVDSPRVVTPDDVVLGLLPMFHIYGLNCVLSLSVRVGATAVLVEEFHPGALLGDIVDHGVTNLPVAPQVIQALVGLEGLAEAFAGVRLVVSGASALDPELAEAFHALSGQPVEQGYGLTETSPVLTMTIGDGREPGQLPPGGSVGRPLPGVEIALRDFLGQPAATGDPAQIYARGANLFSGYWPDGSDGPDADGWWATGDIGLLDDAGNLVLVDRLRETINVSGFNVYPSEIEEAIVDAPGVESVAVIGVPDDRTGEAVVAFVVPDDPEDDSAPVEAAVRSIAAERLARFKVPSRVIVVAALPHSPTGKVAKGRLRALARSEPA; from the coding sequence ATGACCGTCAACGTGAGTGACGATCTGCGCGAGACCGCGCGTCGTGACCCTGGGGGCATCGCCCTGATCGAGCCCCGGAGCGACCGCCGCGTGACGTGGGCAGAGTTCGACGAGTGGGCCGATCGCGTCGCCCGGACCCTGCTGGGCCGCAACGTCCTCGCCGGACAGCGAGTCGCCCTCGTCATGGCCAACGGCATCGACCTCGCCGTGGCCTACTACGGCGTGTTGCGCGGCGGCCTCGTCGCCGTGCCGATCAACCCGCGCGCCACCCCGCGCGAGATCTCGCGGATGGTCGAGGCCTGCTCTCCCAAGATCGTCGTCGGCGACGCCCAGTCGATCACGCAGGTGCGTCAGGCCGAGACGGGCGACTCGCTCATCGTCGTCCACCGCGCCGCCCCCGAGGCGGGTGAGCTGCGCTTCGGTGCGCTGCTCGAGCACGCAGCCGACCTGGAGCCGATCGCCCCGCGCGACCCCGAGTCGCTCGCGGTCGTCCTCTTCACGTCGGGGGCCACGGGCCTGCCGCGCGGCGTCATGCTCACGCATCGCGCGCTCGCGGCCGACCTCGACCAGCTGCTGCAGGTCGACTCGCCGCGGGTCGTCACGCCCGACGACGTCGTGCTCGGCCTGCTGCCGATGTTCCACATCTACGGGCTGAACTGCGTGCTGTCGCTCTCGGTCCGGGTCGGCGCCACCGCGGTACTGGTGGAGGAGTTCCATCCCGGCGCGCTGCTGGGCGACATCGTCGACCACGGCGTCACGAACCTGCCCGTCGCGCCGCAGGTGATCCAGGCCCTCGTCGGGCTGGAGGGGCTGGCGGAGGCGTTCGCCGGGGTCCGCCTCGTCGTCTCCGGAGCCTCGGCTCTCGACCCCGAGCTGGCCGAGGCGTTCCATGCCCTCTCCGGCCAGCCGGTCGAACAGGGCTACGGCCTCACCGAGACCTCGCCCGTGCTCACGATGACCATCGGCGACGGCCGCGAGCCCGGGCAGCTGCCGCCCGGGGGCTCGGTCGGGCGTCCGCTCCCGGGGGTCGAGATCGCGCTGCGCGACTTCCTGGGCCAGCCGGCCGCGACCGGCGACCCGGCGCAGATCTACGCCCGCGGTGCCAACCTCTTCTCCGGCTACTGGCCCGACGGCTCCGACGGCCCCGACGCCGACGGCTGGTGGGCCACGGGCGACATCGGGCTTCTCGACGACGCGGGCAACCTCGTCCTCGTCGACCGCCTGCGCGAGACCATCAACGTCTCGGGCTTCAACGTCTACCCCTCGGAGATCGAGGAGGCGATCGTCGACGCCCCGGGTGTCGAGTCGGTCGCCGTGATCGGCGTGCCCGACGACCGCACCGGCGAGGCGGTCGTGGCCTTCGTCGTCCCCGACGACCCCGAGGACGACTCGGCCCCGGTGGAGGCCGCGGTCCGTTCCATCGCGGCCGAGCGTCTGGCGCGCTTCAAGGTGCCCTCGCGCGTGATCGTGGTGGCCGCCCTCCCGCACTCGCCCACCGGCAAGGTCGCGAAGGGACGCCTGCGCGCCCTCGCGCGCTCGGAGCCGGCGTGA